From the Trifolium pratense cultivar HEN17-A07 linkage group LG4, ARS_RC_1.1, whole genome shotgun sequence genome, the window CAGCATGTTCAACTGCTAGTATcacagatttgttgaagaaagcTGATAAAGCATACTGTCCACAAAATTTATGCAACAGATACCTAATTTCTGCTGCTATGGCCATCTTAGCTTGGTTTCTTTCATCAGCTTCTTGTCTAATTAACTTTTGGCTTTTTCCTTCTCTGTGAAATATCTTGCTCATTTTTTATAGTATAGAATGATAAGAGCTCAAATGGCAAAGTCATTTTTTGTATCTATTAGAATAAAATTACCATACTATAGCCTACATGCAATAATTACTTCTGTAATTCAAtagaaatatgaaaaatttcATTTACTGGTTCTCAACTCATTTCCAGTGATCTAGTCTTTTGATCAGTGGTGATGGAGTGATTGACAAAATATAGCATTTCCTAAGCTAGTTTGTTAGAGCTTATAAACTGTATAGAACTTGAAGTAGTCGGATAAGAAGAGCAACGGGgtcgggggggggggggggggggggtactTACAAGGACTTCAATATTCAAATAagttaaaaatgagaaaaagttaCGGAATGAAAGAGTACCTCATTTTTTAATGGCTTATTCGTTTATATAGTTCAATTTGGTGGATTTGGCGGAAAaattagttagtttgttaacTGTCCCAAACGTATTGGGACAGGAGTTGCGGCACGAAATATAGTTGTCAGTTGCACCCGACACATGACTCTTTATCGAGTCTTGTGGGTTTCTCTTTGCTACGAAGATGAGGTTCTTATATCGTCTTTTAAATTGGGCCTTATATCTTGGTTGGGCCTTATTGTCGTTCGAATTGGGCCTTATATCTTGGTTGGGCCTCTAGGTCCAAACCAAGATgatttctctcccaacccccctcaattcttttctacccctgaatttccgtttttgtccttgggggtactgcggtttatacgaaccgaaataagctgacatgctgataaatttcggtaaccacttaccgaaatctgggacatttcggttcgcatgtaccgaaacaattatttcggtaaacttctaccgaaaatggcctaattccaaCGACCAACGTATTTaaatctaggacatttcggttcgcagataccgaacaagctgacgttcaTTTTgtgtgtaccgaaaacgctaatgtttggtttgcagttaccgaaatggtctaatatttgacttcggtgaatacgaaccgaagttttttggcaaaaatgtttcaaaccgcaaggggcaaacttggatttttggggggtagaaaagaattgaagAAATCATCCCAAACCAAAACAGCTTCAAAGTAGAATCCAACAAGTAACCTCTTCAACAAGATGCAAATTGCCCCACCAGctttaaaagtttcaaaatcttaTTCACCAGGTATTATTATCTATGCAATCATTGGAGAATTATtttttggcttcttaaaaaaaattgtatatttattattttatagatCCATAATTATTCTAACTCTACTTAAACTAATTTAATACTACATAGTATAGTACAATTAAAGGAAAATATGTACTTAACGAAGAGGGACCCTCCAAATGTTAATCCTCCTCTATAATGGTGATTATAATCTATTAATCTTGTTTGTATTATTAATGTATCTAGGCTAAATGAATTGGATTATTATGAATCATAAGTTTTGTTGAAGTTATCCCCACCAACAGACATAACACATTGAACATAATAATACATGATGTTTTTTTAGACCCAAGACATTCACACAAACAACAATcctaatatactccctccggtcctttttataaggaacaatttggaaaaaaaatttggtcctttttataagaaacaatcattaaatttattcttacaattccatttctacccttattaaattgtatccattccaaatttatgcattaattagagtgacatattccctaagaataaattaatacaccaaggttagttttggaataaattgtaaaattttagaatttttattaagaaagataaggtttcttggtatgtgtgtttttaccaaattgttccttataataaggaccggagggagtattttatgTCGTACTTATTATGGTTCATGTCTCATGATGTTTTTGACACAAAGACAATGTATTCTATTTAGTATATCTTTGACCATATCGAAAACTGATTATAAAGCTGGATATTGTCATTACTGCGAAACTTCATTCTTCTCTGTAGATTCAAAGAATATAGTATCAATTAGAGGTACATAGATAATGAACTTCATGTGAGACATAAGACCCTGAAAAAGTAATAAGTATAAGCAATCATGTGACCAAATAATGTGCTTCGGAAACTTTATGGTTATTGgacattatatatttatatgacATATCATGACTTATGATAAGAAAATAGTATTTTTCTTTGTGATCTAATTTAGGTGAAAGAATAGTGTCACACTTCAATGCACAAAAGATTTTAAGTTATATTTAAATCTctttaattaaaagtataagccGGTTTGAACTTGGAACCTAACGAATCTAAGACGTGTCTTTTTATTATTAGACTAAACTCTTTGAATTATTAGGCCTGTTACAAATAAGTATATTGTCGTGGTAAGTGTGGGTTAAGTCCTCCATTGCTTAGAAAATTGAAGGTTGATTTAAATACTTTATAAATGAGATAACCCATAAatctaatgtcttaaggttttagATTAAGATATGTCTAACTCACTTGTATAAGTGTCATGCGGCCAATGTGGAAAATCCACCGATGTCCCCCTCATGACCCAACAAACAAAGGTGGTTAGGTCAATGTGATGTTGGAATAATTTATACAGTTGCTTCGAGTCTAATATAAATGATCTCCAACTATTCCATCGTGACTTAACACATATGACATACTATACGATTAAGACCttcaaatttttgaaaaaattttgtAAAGCCGAATTCGACCCAActtatttttttgcttaatagACAATAACCGAATTTAGTGTAATGGACACTGGAATATGATGACTTTAAAAATAACGCGAAGctaataatcaaatcaaatgacTAAACGTTAAAAGGAAAATGCAAAAATGGTAACGTGTTTTGTGTCACATGATTTCACTCAATAAGAGTCCATGGATTGTAGTGTGGTATATCAAAACAACGCGGGTTCTCTCCCACTGTTTCAATATCTCGGTTGAAAATTGAGCCGGATGAGAGCATCTTAATAAATTCAACTGCGTTCaatatttcacttttcaaaaagttgtgtTTTTGTTAGGAAGttaaaaaggaaaggaaaaaaaaattaaaaagaaaactatTCGCGAAGAAAGAAAGCTCACATTGTGTTGTTTCGAAGAAGATCACAAACGCCTTTTAGAGATGAAGCATGAGTTAAGAGGTCGGCAACTGGGGAAGCCTCAAGTTTAGCAAAGAAATCCGCACATTGATTTATTTCTCTAAGTGTGTGATAAAGAGAAACAttggtaattaaaaaaaaaaaaaaaaagagaaacatTGGTTTGAAAGAGCAGCTTCTTCATGTCTTGGATCAACACAACATGAATATGATACTTAACTTGAGGACCTTCGATGAGGTTGACAATGTAAAGAATCAAAGTAGCAAACAAGTTCAACAATACCCATGGCTGGCAAGAGATCTTTGTAGATAGCATACAGTTCGGCAAACAAAATGTCGGATCACCCTTGAATGAAGCCTGAAAAGCCTACAAGGCCGAAAGTGTTTCTAATTATGCCACCAAATTTAGATCGAACGGGAGAACCGATTCAACTTTTCATCCACATACATTAAGAATGACACAAGAATAGTTATTATTGTTCAACTTGATATATCTATCAACTACCCGTTTAGTTCAAAACTTACATTTTGAAggtcaacatatatatatatatatatatatatatatatatatatatatatatatatatatatatatatatatataatgaaggACATGAAATAAACTCAAGGCTTTACCATGCTCACCCCTAATATGTTCCTGCTGCAACAAAACTGCCATGATCATCTCTAACGCACATTCCATCCAACATCTGAACATTGTTTTTGGCGGTGGCAATAGCTGTagaaagggccttaagggggccggccctttaaggggtggacctaatttttcatgattattaattttatttaaatttgaaatttaaaatacaatttttctaGGGTACCAATCGTGGACAGTCGTGattaaagaaaaagagaataagttcacgacactaggaaaattatttaaaatttaaatgaaattaataatcatAAATAAGTAGGTCGGGCCGTTAAGGTCAGACATCATAAATATTGTTAACTTGATGAATATGTTAACGTTGCCAAAGAGTTAAGAAAATTTTGAGTACAAAAAATTGGACTTAGATTGGCTGCTGTCAGCACCCATGACTATACATGCAGTTAGCAAGATCATTGTCATTCGACCGAGAtcgaatattttatatttaaggatcaaaatttttatattttaaaatattaaaattgcattgaaaTCTGAGCCATTTGATTTTAATCAGATGACTATAATACACTGACTGCATCATAGCGACTACACCAAATCCTTTTCCCAAAAAATTACCCTtccactaattttttttttacgcaaaggAAGCTTGCAAAAGAACCAAAcccctaaaaaaaatatatagaaaaaacaaatacaaaaaaagaGGGGGACATCAATCTTACCACTTCCACTAATTCATTTTTGTTATTCCAAAACCTTTGCATTTCTCTTTTACGAAATACTCAACTCAAGCAACCAAATCGATAAGCTtaaatggttaatgagtttcaaCAAAGGACATATCACTCTaaagaatttcaatttcaatttttaggtGGGACAATTTCTTAGTTAGACTTTATTTAATTCGCGACTTAATTTTGGATTATTCGTGATCTTTCCTTTAAGAACCAGAGGATTAACAGAAAAAATACTCAACTCAATCCAAactatttatatgaaaaaaaattaaattataataaaaaataataatttagtcAAGCTCGGTGAGTCTGTCTGTGTAGtggaattctttttttttttttattcaaaaaattcgtttttaccataaatatatttatttatttatttctgacaaataatataattcattttaaatttaactcaaatttatttttaaatccaAATGAGTACTATGTTCAACTTAAGTGTTCAAATTCCATTTGTCCTTATAGCATCTCcaatgatgatatcattttggatatcatacattactaacaagtggtcttataatgtcatgtaatatttatgcaactcatgCATATTTTATTCCAATTGTGATATcactttttgagtatcatacattaatgacaaacagtaatgttttgacatatatgtaagctattaaattggatttatataccaaaaataaaaataataataacattaaattgatgatacgataccttatttaaggtactGGTATCATCAATGTTGATATCCTCTGTGCCACGTCATGAAactccaataataaaaaaattaagataccgtatcattagtctatgaaactATCTTAGATACATTGAAGATGCTCTTTAACAAGTTGCACTCACTTATGTTTTTCGCAGTTAGCGCTTATGCAATGGAAGTTAGCGCTTACGCAATCAGATACGAGATCATTTCATTAATCCAAATTAATTTCCACACTGAAcagtcaacaaaaataaatttccacAGTTAGCGCTTACCCTGCCTTGCTGGCTGGGTTATCTATTCTTTGCTGgttttaaattcttttaatttttttgaaaatcattaaaTTCCTTTTTAATGGTACTTATTGGTGTAATTAATAAACTTTTActgtttcatgtttttttttcaaacatataATTGAATActattgattaatttttgttttgtcaaaaaaaaaaacttcttcaaaaaatcaGTTCATTCTAAACTAAATTAAGTTGTATCGGATTACATGGTTTCTAATTACTTATCCAATAAATTAcatcaaaacaaacaattacTTATCCAATAAATAACAACGTAAAACCGCGTAAATAACAACCATAGTAAAAACATACCTAAAAAAAACAACATGACAACtaattcagtaaaaaaaaaaaaagtaaaaaaagacaacaaattcagtcaaaaaacacaaaataagaCAACAAATACATGTGTCTGAAGAACACAACCTGTCATCACTCACCAGCCTGTAAAGTCTTTCCGCGTACTCTATTTCCTCGCTCCTTCACAACACAATCATAATCATTTATAAGCGCTTTTAgcttccttcaaaaaaaaaaaaagtgcttttccttttttcttttcttctagagaaaaaaaaaagaaaaaagaaaacattatcCTACGTGGCAACAAATTGTTGTCATTTTCTAATCCTCTTCTTATAAATACACACCGCACGCTGTTTCTCTGTTTTTCCAATTAATCAAATCTACAAATATAGCTTCCATCACACACCAAAAACTCGCATAGTTTACTTCcaaattttcccaaaaaaaaaaaattctcaaaaaatttgtaaaaCGACATCATCATGGGTAACTGCACCTCGTTCGATTCATCGCAGGTTGAATCTGAAACAGCAAAAGTTGTCGTACACGACGGTACTATGAAAGAATTCTCGTACCAAGTTAAAGTTTCTTATGTTTTACAAATATATCAAGGATGTTTTATTTGTGATTCTGATGAAATGGGATATGACGACGTCGTTTTAGCTATGGATGAAGACGATGTTTTAAGACTTGGTCAACTTTATTTTGCTTTACCGTTGAATCGGTTGAAAAAGCCTTTATCGGTGGTGGAAATGGCAGCGTTGGCCGTGAAAGCTAATTCTGCGCTTAATGAGAGTAGTGGTGGCGCCGGAGGGAAAAATCGGTTTAgacggaaaaaaaaaactatgtttatgtttactGCTGGTGATGGGAACCGTAAGCCTGGTCGGAGAGTTGCGCCGGAAAATGATGGTGGTGATGTTGCTGTTAGTGTTGTTAGATCGAAGAGTAATGGAAGACGGAGAtacagtggtgctggtggtggtagGGGGAAGTATATGGCGGCGTTGAGTGCTATTCCGGAATAGGGGTAGTTTCGGAATAAATTATTTCCGTTGGTTATTTAATTCTATTGTATATATTCacggaaaaaaaatatattaattattgaaCACGGTAGTGATCTTAAACTTCTTAATCTAGAAGGATTAAGAACCACTCTGTTCATATGTTTACTTTTCAATTCATTTATTCATTCGActaatttcacaattttttagtttcttttttgaaTTATTAGTTTCACAATCTTAATCGTGTTTGCTTCTGCGGTAATAATAATTAGATCAGGCATGACAATAGAGTTGAACGATGACGAATTTTGTCCTCtccaaattcaaattcatcaatttttttttttttgaatgaaaattCAAACTCATAAAATTTGAGTATTTCTAAATTCATCTCAATTTTCAATggggataaaaaaaatagaatcataAACTCATATTTGATGGATTCGGGTATCTCCAACAAATGCGAAATCAATATTAGatgtaaaatcaattttaactctttcaaaaataaaaacaaaatttaaataattaataggTAAATAAAACAATTCTTATAAGAAATATTGCATTTTTATTGCGTGGATAGATGAAACACAAAGTCATTATAAGCTCACATACAAGTGAGAAACCACGGTCAAATTTCGATCATGACAGTCACTCGAACAAAGTGGTAATTCTGTACAACATCAGCGTACTAAGCATATTAAGATGGACATTCACTTTGTTTGAGAGAAGGTTGTCCGTGACCAAGCATGCGTTCCTTCTCGTCACCAAATTGCTAATATTTTCACCAAAGGTCTACACCGAGACAAAGTGGTAATTCTGTACAACATCAGCGAGCTAAGCATATTAAGATGGACATTCACTTTGTTTGAGAGAAGGTTGTCCGTGACCAAGCACGCGTTCCTTCTCGTCACCAAATTGCTAATATTCTCACCAAAGGTCTACACCGAGTTCTTTTTGATGATTTTCGGACCCGTCTAAGCGTACGTGAACCTCCCGCTTTGATTGCGAAGGTGTgatagaataaaatattattgcaATTAAGTATAATTATGTTTGTAATTATTTTCCATTAAGTGTAATTATTTTCCTGTAATTGACTTACACATTGTAACTTGTATATATTCCTTTCactattatgaataaaattgaataaaatatatttgtaacCAAATGTATCATCCACGTGCAACTACAGAAACTAATTTCCTCGAGGTAACtaagatccatttaaggggttgacctccCCCAACAAATGCTTCTCTATTTGGAATTGTGTTTTGgatgaattatttttatatgatcgtgtgaataaatatatattttttagtcaaactcacaaaatctaaattttttatttttattcttttcattatttcataaataataaaaaactataCTAGTGTGACTTTTTATCACTGTGACTATATAAGTTTTTCTGGTTTTGGGTTACAAGGTCCCGTGAACAAAGTGAGGCTGAGCTTCACCAAACCTTTGTCTTGTCGGGCCTTCTGAACACCGCGAGGTCTGGCTCCGTACATGTCTGTCGGTTTTTGATCAGGTAGAATCTGATCCTATAAGAAAAAGTGCTAGACAGACTGAATAAGCATAATTAATTTCAAACGATGGATAAACTTCACTTGTAGAATgtagtatattataattattgagGCTAAATTAATATCTAAAAAACAGTTGGAAGTGACTAGTATAAATTTATAATCTTGTCAACTACACGTAAGagataattaaacaaaataaaacctaTATAAGTCTAATTTGTAATTAGTAGAGTAGATTAATGAGTGTATAAGCTAGAAACTTATCCctttgcatttttttaaatttttttccccGAAGTTTAGGTCCTCTTGCATTTATTATCAAATgtaaaaccaaattaaaatgAGATGTGAAAAGGAAATTTGCAAAGAGGAGGCTCTTTCCTTGTTTTGGAATTTTCTTTGATTTCCAAAACATGTTAAAGGGTTAGTTGATTGATAGTACTGTGTGACGGTGATAATAAAAAGTGAAAAGAGTTGTAATTAAAGATGAGTTTAGGAGTAGAATTTTCAAATGATAAATTTGGATGGGAGTGTGATGTGGATTGATGAAGAAGAGTAGATAGGAGGGAAGATTGGAGGAAGGAGAGCTCAATATAGTTGTGAAAGCAGCAGTAGAAGAAAGTACGAAAATGAAAGGATGTTAAATAGGAAAATTCAACGCGCAAGTGCAAAGCAATAGAGCGAGTATGAACGCCAAGGTGGACGGTATATTTGTCTGTCATTTTCAAAACACAAATTTACGAAATACTAAAATTCTCTTGATCATTGACCGGTGGAACTTTTCTTCATTACAGTGGTGGTGGCGGCGGTGAAGATGGGTGTGTAAGTCATTCTGAAGTTCAAGTTAATATTTGCATAGAGTGAGAGGGTGAaagtaagaaataaaatatttgaccCTTCTACAAGAGAAGGATATATGTAGTTCTAAGTGCGAATTCAAgatcattaattaatgtgaggGTGAATCTCACGGTCTCGACGTTAATAGTTGTCACAATAACGACCATTAATTAATGTGAGGGTGAATCTCACAGTCTCAACGTTAATAGTTGTCAGTTGTCACAATAACGACTGAAAAGACATAATTGGCAGCAAATTACAATTATTCTGATGTCGGTAGGGGTGTTCATGGGTGTGGGTCAACCTGTGAATCcgccaacccaatccaacccaaccCATTATTTACCCGAATCCGTTGACTTGCGGGTAGAATCCGCCCCAACCCGCCATACTCATAAGCAATCGGTTCAAGTATTGGATTTGAGTTTTTGAAGCCTTTTACCTGTGTACCCAACCCGGTCATGGGAATGATGTGTTTTTCTGGAAATTTGTTACTCTTATTTAGTTTATTAAGGGTTACCATTAAAGACgaatttttatttgaagttaAATGAGAGtgttttattcaatttaagTGTTAGAAATGTATCACAATTGTGTTAAATTGTATTATAGCTTTTTTAGAAATGGttataaaaagtatttttttctatcaaaaaattatttttaattttattttatgaacaACCCAcgaacccaacccaatccgttAATAATCGGGTTGGTTCGGTTCGGATTTGATAGTGAAAGTACGGGTTTAATGATGAACCCAACCCAACGAATATTGAACGAGTTGGGTAACGGATTAGGCTAAATCCGGCCCAACCCAACCCGCGTACACCCCTAGATGTCGGTCGTTGCCAGTTTATGTGGCCGTTA encodes:
- the LOC123881648 gene encoding uncharacterized protein LOC123881648 — encoded protein: MGNCTSFDSSQVESETAKVVVHDGTMKEFSYQVKVSYVLQIYQGCFICDSDEMGYDDVVLAMDEDDVLRLGQLYFALPLNRLKKPLSVVEMAALAVKANSALNESSGGAGGKNRFRRKKKTMFMFTAGDGNRKPGRRVAPENDGGDVAVSVVRSKSNGRRRYSGAGGGRGKYMAALSAIPE